A genomic stretch from Lathyrus oleraceus cultivar Zhongwan6 chromosome 2, CAAS_Psat_ZW6_1.0, whole genome shotgun sequence includes:
- the LOC127121515 gene encoding protein WUSCHEL: MEQPQQQQQNDQENGGGGSSGKGSGFMSRQSSTRWTPTTDQIRILKDLYYNNGIRSPSAEQIQRISARLRQYGKIEGKNVFYWFQNHKARERQKKRFTSDVNVLPIIQRPPNNISIASANWKPDHEQQQQQQSILHTNHSNYNISSSGLSSASCSSAEMVAIGYGSVPMEKSFRECTISAGCSSSQVGSTMNNHLGWIGHHPHHHVDPYSSAYANLFEKIRANDEIMEEEQEQEYENGSPEIETLPLFPMHGEDIHGGYCNLKSNSSNYGAGHGWYQGEDHGFINGSRTTSLELSLNSYTRRSPDYAN; this comes from the exons AtggaacaacctcaacaacagcaacaaAATGATCAGGAAAATGGTGGAGGTGGCAGTAGTGGAAAAGGGAGTGGTTTTATGAGCAGACAAAGTAGTACAAGGTGGACACCAACAACAGACCAGATAAGAATATTGAAGGATCTTTACTACAACAATGGAATTAGATCTCCAAGTGCTGAACAGATTCAGAGGATCTCTGCTAGGTTGAGACAGTACGGTAAGATTGAAGGAAAAAATGTGTTTTATTGGTTTCAAAATCATAAAGCTAGAGAAAGACAGAAGAAAAGGTTCACTTCTGATGTTAATGTTCTTCCCATCATTCAAAGACCTCCAAATAATATCTCTATTGCTTCTGCTAATTGGAAACCTGATcatgaacaacaacaacaacaacaatccATTCTTCACACCAACCATTCCAATTACAACATTTCATCTTCTG GGCTTTCTTCTGCTTCATGTTCTTCTGCTGAGATGGTTGCTATAGGTTATGGATCTGTGCCTATGGAGAAGAGTTTTAGG GAGTGTACAATATCAGCTGGATGTAGCAGTAGTCAAGTTGGAAGCACCATGAACAACCACTTAGGATGGATTGgtcatcatcctcatcatcatgTTGATCCATATTCTTCAGCATATGCTAATTTATTTGAAAAAATAAGAGCGAATGATGAAATCATGGAAGAGGAACAAGAACAAGAATATGAAAATGGTTCACCTGAAATTGAAACGCTCCCTTTATTTCCTATGCATGGTGAAGACATTCATGGTGGATACTGTAACCTCAAGTCAAACTCATCTAACTATGGTGCTGGTCATGGTTGGTATCAAGGTGAAGATCATGGTTTCATCAATGGTTCTCGTACTACTTCCTTGGAACTTAGCCTCAACTCTTACACTCGTAGATCACCAGATTATGCTAATTGA